From Vibrio splendidus, a single genomic window includes:
- the rnt gene encoding ribonuclease T: MTVENEALTLKKRFRGYFPVVIDVETAGFNAETDALLEICAITLKMDENGDLHPASTLHFHIEPFEGANIEQAALDFNGIKDPFSPLRGAVSEQEALKEIYKLVRKEQKASDCSRAIMVAHNATFDLNFVNAASERCKLKRVPFHPFATFDTAALSGLAYGQTVLAKACRTAGMEFDNKEAHSALYDTQKTTELFCGIVNKWKALGGWPLVDEE, encoded by the coding sequence ATGACTGTAGAAAACGAAGCTCTGACCCTAAAAAAACGCTTTCGTGGCTATTTTCCAGTGGTCATCGACGTGGAAACCGCAGGGTTTAACGCTGAAACCGATGCATTATTAGAGATCTGTGCCATTACGTTAAAAATGGATGAGAACGGAGATCTGCACCCTGCATCAACGCTTCATTTTCACATTGAGCCTTTTGAAGGCGCAAATATAGAGCAGGCAGCATTAGACTTTAACGGAATTAAAGACCCATTTAGCCCATTACGTGGTGCAGTGTCGGAACAAGAAGCCCTTAAAGAAATCTACAAGCTAGTGAGAAAAGAACAAAAAGCTTCAGATTGCAGTCGCGCAATCATGGTTGCTCACAACGCTACATTCGATTTGAACTTCGTTAATGCAGCAAGTGAGCGCTGTAAGCTTAAACGCGTCCCTTTCCATCCATTTGCTACTTTTGACACTGCAGCTCTTAGTGGTCTCGCCTACGGTCAAACCGTTTTGGCTAAAGCTTGCCGCACTGCAGGGATGGAATTTGACAACAAAGAAGCACACTCTGCTTTGTATGATACGCAAAAAACCACAGAGTTATTTTGCGGCATTGTAAACAAATGGAAAGCCCTTGGTGGTTGGCCTCTTGTTGACGAAGAATAA
- the rsxG gene encoding electron transport complex subunit RsxG — protein MLNAIKKNGLVLAIFACASTGLVAVTHYLTKDQIKQQEQAQLLSVLNQVIPHDLHDNELFSACTLVEAEELGTEQAMPAYIATLNGEPSAIAIEAIAPDGYNGAIKVIVGMKIDGTILGTRVLSHRETPGLGDKIDLRVSDWILSFAGKQVTESNLDRWKVRKDGGDFDQFTGATITPRAVVKSVKQAVQYVNQNNQALLAQPLNCGGE, from the coding sequence ATGCTAAATGCAATTAAGAAAAACGGTCTTGTACTTGCGATTTTTGCCTGCGCTTCGACAGGTTTGGTGGCCGTTACTCACTACCTGACCAAAGATCAGATCAAACAACAAGAACAGGCTCAGTTACTGTCTGTGCTTAACCAAGTGATCCCGCACGATCTTCATGACAACGAGCTGTTTTCAGCTTGTACTTTGGTGGAAGCTGAGGAGCTTGGAACAGAACAAGCAATGCCGGCTTATATTGCTACACTCAACGGTGAACCTAGCGCGATTGCGATCGAAGCCATTGCTCCTGATGGCTACAATGGTGCAATAAAAGTAATTGTTGGGATGAAAATTGACGGTACCATTTTAGGTACACGTGTGCTTTCCCACAGGGAAACTCCGGGGTTAGGCGATAAGATTGACCTTCGAGTGAGTGATTGGATACTCTCTTTTGCAGGTAAACAAGTAACCGAGTCGAATCTTGACCGTTGGAAGGTTCGTAAAGATGGTGGTGATTTCGACCAGTTTACCGGCGCAACCATCACACCAAGAGCTGTCGTTAAGTCCGTCAAACAGGCGGTTCAATACGTTAACCAAAATAACCAAGCATTGCTTGCTCAACCTCTAAATTGTGGTGGTGAATAA
- a CDS encoding DUF2753 domain-containing protein, whose protein sequence is MISEWEKHTLLADTALQLDDPVRSILHYQQALNLSEEITERTDIQADERLLISVISCHNLAQFWRWAGDTEYELKYLQLASEKVLTLIPQCPNTQCSSFIDSIGCCKKALIDFMKRHPNPKIASMVEKIDTATNCEMIARFRLN, encoded by the coding sequence ATGATTAGCGAATGGGAAAAACACACGTTACTTGCCGATACTGCATTGCAGCTCGACGATCCTGTACGAAGTATTCTTCACTATCAGCAAGCATTAAACTTAAGCGAAGAAATTACTGAACGCACTGATATTCAGGCTGACGAACGCCTACTGATCTCAGTGATCTCTTGTCACAATCTCGCGCAATTCTGGCGATGGGCTGGTGATACCGAATACGAGCTCAAGTATCTTCAACTGGCTTCAGAAAAAGTGCTGACACTGATCCCGCAGTGCCCTAACACTCAATGTTCCAGCTTTATCGATTCTATTGGTTGCTGTAAGAAAGCGCTGATCGATTTCATGAAACGCCATCCCAATCCTAAAATTGCTTCTATGGTAGAAAAGATCGATACCGCGACCAACTGTGAAATGATCGCTCGTTTCCGCTTGAACTAA
- a CDS encoding electron transport complex subunit E, with protein MSDHKTLIKNGMWANNPALVQLLGLCPLLAVSSTVTNALGLGIATLLVLVGSNVSVSLVRNHVPKEVRIPVFVMIIASLVTCVQLLMNAYAYGLYLSLGIFIPLIVTNCIIIGRAEAFASKNEVLPAAQDGFWMGLGMTSVLVVLGAMREVIGNGTLFDGADLLLGDWASVLRIQIFQFDNSFLLALLPPGAFIGVGFLIALKNIIDNQAKSRQPKQEKPAIERARVTNA; from the coding sequence ATGAGTGACCATAAAACACTAATTAAAAATGGCATGTGGGCCAACAACCCTGCCCTAGTGCAACTCCTTGGCTTATGTCCGCTGTTGGCTGTCTCTTCAACTGTGACTAACGCTCTTGGATTAGGTATCGCTACCTTGCTTGTATTGGTCGGGTCGAACGTGTCTGTTTCTCTGGTTCGAAACCATGTGCCAAAAGAAGTGCGTATTCCAGTATTCGTGATGATCATTGCGTCACTGGTAACCTGTGTTCAACTTCTGATGAACGCATACGCGTATGGCCTTTACCTCTCTTTGGGTATCTTCATCCCACTGATCGTAACCAACTGTATCATCATTGGCCGAGCTGAAGCCTTCGCGTCTAAAAACGAAGTGCTACCTGCTGCTCAAGATGGTTTCTGGATGGGTCTTGGCATGACATCGGTACTGGTTGTATTGGGTGCGATGCGTGAGGTTATTGGTAACGGAACCCTATTTGATGGCGCAGACCTACTCCTTGGTGATTGGGCTTCGGTGTTACGAATCCAGATATTCCAATTTGATAACAGCTTCTTGTTAGCCCTGCTACCACCCGGTGCCTTCATTGGTGTTGGTTTCTTGATTGCTTTGAAAAACATCATCGACAACCAAGCTAAATCTAGACAGCCAAAACAAGAAAAACCAGCTATTGAACGCGCTCGCGTTACCAATGCCTGA
- the motY gene encoding flagellar protein MotY has protein sequence MKKQLITGSILFSLLMSSPVMAQEKRYGASPQQSTWEMVANTPLECRLVHPIPNFGDAEFSSRASKKIILDFELKMRRPMGATRNVSLISMPPPWRPGESADRMTTIKFFQQFDGYVGGQTAWGILSELEKGRYPTFSYQEWQSRDQRIEVSLSSVLFQEKYNVFSDCVANLLPYSFEDISFTILHYDRNSDQLNKSSRKRLSQIADYVRYNQDIDLVLVATYTDSVDSKGISQNLSERRAESLREYFKSLGLPEDRIQVQGYGKRRPIADNNSPIGKDKNRRVVISLGRTQV, from the coding sequence ATGAAGAAACAACTCATAACAGGTTCAATACTATTTTCGCTACTTATGTCGTCACCAGTAATGGCACAAGAAAAGCGTTACGGAGCATCTCCTCAACAGTCAACGTGGGAGATGGTGGCCAACACGCCACTCGAATGCCGCTTGGTTCACCCTATCCCAAATTTTGGTGATGCTGAGTTTTCATCTCGCGCGAGTAAAAAAATCATTTTGGACTTTGAGCTTAAAATGCGTCGCCCAATGGGGGCTACACGTAATGTTAGCTTAATCTCTATGCCGCCACCTTGGCGTCCGGGCGAAAGTGCTGATCGCATGACTACGATTAAATTCTTCCAACAATTTGATGGCTATGTCGGTGGTCAAACAGCTTGGGGGATTTTGAGTGAGTTGGAGAAAGGTCGCTACCCGACATTCAGTTACCAAGAGTGGCAGAGCCGAGATCAGCGTATCGAAGTATCGTTATCGTCGGTGTTATTCCAAGAAAAATACAATGTGTTCAGTGACTGTGTTGCTAACCTGCTGCCTTACAGCTTTGAAGATATCTCTTTCACTATTTTGCACTATGACCGTAACAGTGATCAGCTGAACAAGTCGTCGCGCAAAAGGCTGAGCCAAATTGCTGATTATGTTCGCTACAACCAAGACATCGATCTTGTGCTGGTGGCAACGTACACCGATTCTGTCGACAGCAAAGGTATTAGCCAAAACCTTTCAGAGCGCAGAGCGGAATCGTTAAGAGAGTACTTCAAATCTTTAGGCTTGCCAGAAGATCGTATCCAAGTTCAGGGCTATGGTAAACGTCGCCCGATTGCAGACAACAATTCGCCAATCGGTAAAGACAAGAACCGACGCGTTGTGATCTCTTTAGGTCGTACGCAGGTTTAA
- a CDS encoding VC2046/SO_2500 family protein, translating into MQIHTLDKAGIINELKFGIGISQAVEQGRRADFALLLSMFSNDVRDCTPIDTIEVTETTDDRLRKHFGVAEPQQLRSNQSSYEISAQQSNHFHQASLASAKLSHYLKPEALAFMPEDTADLPEEVYQNLSGHDRRKLANKQVPDLPLATLYNELSTAQRQYQIQAQV; encoded by the coding sequence ATGCAAATACATACTTTAGACAAAGCAGGAATCATCAACGAACTGAAGTTCGGCATCGGGATCAGCCAAGCGGTTGAACAAGGTCGCCGTGCAGATTTCGCGTTGCTGTTATCTATGTTTTCTAATGACGTTCGTGATTGCACGCCGATTGACACCATTGAAGTCACAGAGACAACTGATGATCGCCTGCGTAAACACTTCGGCGTTGCAGAGCCGCAACAGCTGCGTTCGAACCAATCCTCGTATGAGATTTCAGCTCAGCAATCTAATCATTTTCATCAAGCTAGCCTTGCCAGCGCAAAACTCAGCCATTACTTGAAACCGGAAGCCCTTGCCTTCATGCCTGAAGATACGGCCGACTTACCCGAAGAGGTTTACCAAAACCTTTCTGGTCATGACCGACGTAAATTGGCAAACAAACAAGTACCTGATTTGCCACTTGCTACGCTCTACAATGAACTATCAACTGCCCAACGTCAGTACCAAATTCAAGCTCAAGTATAG
- a CDS encoding DsbA family protein, with translation MDVKLHYVHDPMCSWCWGYKPTLELLKQQLPASIEFNYVVGGLAPDSEDPMSEEMKGKLQAIWKQIEAKLDTEFNHEFWTECQPVRSTYPACRAVIAAGFQDHYEAMLEAIQHAYYLRAMLPHSQETHLQLAEELGMNVQQFENDLSSKLLESELDDQLGFKEAMGVHSYPTLMLEVNGIFSEVELDYQSTEATLKSIREVLVNNAPAA, from the coding sequence ATGGACGTAAAACTTCATTATGTGCATGACCCAATGTGCAGTTGGTGTTGGGGTTATAAGCCAACATTAGAACTCTTAAAACAGCAGCTACCTGCGAGTATTGAGTTTAACTACGTAGTCGGTGGTTTGGCCCCTGATTCTGAAGATCCAATGTCAGAAGAGATGAAAGGTAAGCTGCAAGCTATCTGGAAGCAGATTGAAGCTAAGTTGGATACTGAGTTCAACCACGAATTTTGGACTGAATGCCAACCAGTTCGCAGCACTTACCCTGCTTGTCGTGCCGTGATCGCTGCTGGTTTTCAAGACCATTACGAAGCGATGCTTGAAGCAATTCAACACGCTTACTATCTTCGTGCGATGTTGCCACACAGCCAAGAAACGCATTTGCAGTTAGCTGAAGAGCTAGGGATGAATGTACAACAGTTTGAAAATGATCTTTCTAGTAAGTTATTGGAAAGTGAATTAGATGACCAGTTAGGCTTTAAAGAAGCGATGGGCGTACATTCTTACCCGACGTTAATGCTTGAAGTGAACGGTATCTTTAGTGAAGTTGAGTTAGATTACCAATCGACTGAAGCGACGCTTAAGTCGATTCGTGAAGTGCTTGTGAACAACGCTCCCGCTGCATAA
- the rsxD gene encoding electron transport complex subunit RsxD produces MAFFIASSPHAHNRRSTPDLMKWVAICALPGLLAQTYFFGWGTLIQLVFAIALAVTFEAAVMLLRKRPPVMALRDYSAVVTAWLLSVAIPPHSPWWILVIGMFFAIVIAKHLYGGLGQNPFNPAMVAYVVLLISFPVQMTSWNAPASLTAEATSFVDSFLMIFTGFNNEGLSLQQARLGIDGTTMATPLDAFKTALTAGNTASEALSQPQFSWLAGVGWEWVNLAYLVGGLVLIKQRVIQWHIPVAFIGSLTLFSLVFLVLTPGETASPTIHLLSGATMLGAFFIATDPVSASTTVKGRLVFGALIGGLVFIIRSWGGFPDGVAFAVLLANMCVPLIDYYTKPRTYGH; encoded by the coding sequence GTGGCCTTCTTTATCGCCAGCTCACCGCACGCACACAATCGTAGAAGCACCCCTGATCTCATGAAATGGGTCGCTATTTGTGCATTGCCAGGTCTACTAGCTCAAACCTACTTCTTTGGATGGGGTACGCTCATCCAGTTAGTATTTGCTATTGCACTTGCTGTTACCTTTGAAGCCGCTGTAATGCTGCTAAGAAAACGTCCGCCAGTGATGGCATTACGTGATTACAGCGCTGTTGTGACCGCTTGGCTACTCAGTGTCGCGATTCCCCCACACTCTCCGTGGTGGATTCTAGTCATAGGTATGTTCTTCGCTATTGTCATCGCTAAGCACCTATATGGCGGCCTTGGACAAAATCCATTTAATCCAGCGATGGTTGCTTACGTTGTTTTGCTGATCTCATTTCCAGTTCAAATGACCAGTTGGAATGCACCGGCCAGCTTAACGGCTGAAGCAACAAGCTTTGTTGACTCTTTCTTGATGATCTTTACTGGTTTCAATAATGAAGGGTTGTCTCTGCAGCAAGCTCGTTTAGGTATTGATGGCACCACAATGGCGACGCCACTCGATGCCTTCAAAACCGCATTAACAGCAGGCAACACCGCTTCTGAAGCTCTATCTCAACCTCAATTTAGCTGGTTAGCTGGCGTGGGTTGGGAATGGGTAAACCTTGCTTACCTTGTTGGTGGCCTAGTGTTGATTAAGCAACGTGTGATTCAATGGCATATTCCGGTAGCTTTCATCGGTAGCTTGACCCTATTTAGCCTAGTGTTCTTGGTGTTGACGCCAGGTGAAACCGCTTCGCCAACCATTCACCTATTGTCTGGCGCAACCATGCTTGGTGCATTCTTCATTGCAACCGATCCGGTTTCAGCCTCGACGACAGTTAAAGGTCGCTTGGTATTTGGTGCCCTGATTGGCGGGTTAGTCTTTATTATCCGCAGTTGGGGTGGCTTCCCTGATGGCGTGGCGTTTGCTGTATTGTTAGCCAACATGTGTGTTCCACTGATTGACTACTACACCAAACCTCGTACATACGGCCACTAA
- the gloA gene encoding lactoylglutathione lyase: MSNGRILHTMLRVGDLDKSIEFYTNVMGMQLLRKNENKEYEYTLAFVGFGDESQGAVIELTHNWGTTEYDLGSAFGHVAIGVDDIYTTCDAIKAAGGNVTREAGPVKGGSTHIAFVKDPDGYMIELIQNKQASAGLEG, translated from the coding sequence ATGTCAAACGGTCGTATTTTACACACCATGCTACGCGTGGGTGATCTAGACAAGTCTATCGAGTTCTACACCAATGTAATGGGCATGCAGCTATTACGTAAGAACGAAAACAAAGAGTACGAATACACGCTGGCTTTCGTTGGCTTTGGTGATGAATCTCAAGGAGCTGTGATTGAGCTGACTCACAACTGGGGCACGACTGAATACGACCTTGGCTCAGCTTTTGGTCACGTTGCTATAGGTGTTGATGACATCTACACAACGTGTGATGCAATTAAAGCAGCAGGCGGTAACGTAACGCGTGAAGCTGGTCCGGTTAAAGGCGGCTCCACACACATCGCATTCGTTAAAGATCCTGATGGCTACATGATTGAACTTATTCAGAACAAACAAGCAAGTGCTGGTCTAGAAGGTTAA
- a CDS encoding Grx4 family monothiol glutaredoxin, whose product METIDKIKQQIEENTILLYMKGSPKLPSCGFSSQASQALMACGEKFAYVDILQNPDIRAELPAYAQWPTFPQLWVDGELIGGCDIILEMFQKGELQPIVKEAAAKVAGDDAE is encoded by the coding sequence ATGGAAACTATCGATAAAATCAAACAGCAAATTGAAGAAAACACCATTCTACTTTACATGAAAGGTTCTCCTAAGCTGCCAAGCTGTGGTTTTTCTTCTCAAGCATCTCAAGCTCTAATGGCATGTGGTGAAAAATTTGCTTACGTAGATATCCTACAAAACCCTGACATCCGTGCAGAGCTTCCAGCTTACGCACAATGGCCAACGTTCCCACAACTTTGGGTTGACGGTGAGCTGATCGGTGGTTGTGACATCATTCTTGAGATGTTCCAAAAAGGCGAACTTCAGCCAATCGTTAAAGAAGCGGCTGCTAAAGTAGCTGGCGACGACGCTGAGTAA
- the sodB gene encoding superoxide dismutase [Fe], whose amino-acid sequence MAFELPALPYAKDALEPHISAETLDFHHGKHHNTYVVKLNGLIPGTEFEGKTLEEIVKTSTGGVFNNAAQIWNHTFYWHCLAPKAGGEPTGAVAEAINAAFGSFEEFKAKFTDSAINNFGSSWTWLVKKADGSLDIVNTSNAATPLTEEGVTPLLTVDLWEHAYYIDFRNVRPDYMAAFWNLVNWSFVEENLAK is encoded by the coding sequence ATGGCATTTGAACTACCGGCTCTTCCTTACGCGAAAGACGCGCTAGAACCACACATCTCAGCAGAAACGCTAGATTTCCACCACGGTAAGCACCACAACACTTACGTTGTTAAGCTAAACGGTCTTATCCCAGGTACTGAGTTTGAAGGCAAAACACTAGAAGAGATCGTTAAGACTTCTACTGGTGGTGTTTTCAATAACGCTGCTCAAATCTGGAACCACACGTTCTACTGGCACTGTCTTGCTCCTAAAGCAGGCGGCGAACCAACTGGCGCTGTTGCAGAAGCTATCAACGCTGCATTCGGTTCTTTCGAAGAATTCAAAGCGAAATTCACTGATTCAGCAATCAACAACTTCGGTTCTTCTTGGACTTGGTTAGTTAAGAAAGCTGACGGTTCTCTAGACATCGTTAACACTTCTAACGCTGCTACTCCTCTAACAGAAGAAGGTGTTACTCCACTTCTAACTGTTGACCTATGGGAACACGCTTACTACATCGATTTCCGCAATGTTCGCCCTGACTACATGGCTGCATTCTGGAACCTAGTAAACTGGTCTTTCGTAGAAGAGAACCTAGCTAAGTAA
- the nth gene encoding endonuclease III, protein MNNVKRVEILERLRENNPNPETELNWNSPFELLIAVLLSAQATDVSVNKATDKLYPVANTPQAIFDLGVDGLKEYIKTIGLFNSKAENTIKTCRMLLDLHNGEVPEDRAALEALPGVGRKTANVVLNTAFGWPTIAVDTHIYRVSNRTKLAMGKTVDDVEAKLLKVIPKEFKLDVHHWLILHGRYTCVARKPRCGSCIIEDLCEFKEKTDV, encoded by the coding sequence ATGAACAATGTAAAACGAGTAGAAATACTTGAGCGTTTGAGAGAAAACAATCCAAATCCAGAAACCGAGCTTAACTGGAACAGCCCTTTCGAGTTGCTGATCGCCGTGCTCTTATCTGCGCAGGCAACCGATGTCAGCGTCAACAAAGCCACTGATAAGCTTTATCCTGTGGCTAATACTCCACAGGCTATTTTCGACCTAGGTGTCGATGGCCTAAAAGAGTACATCAAGACCATCGGCCTATTTAATTCGAAAGCAGAAAACACCATCAAAACGTGTCGTATGCTGCTTGACCTACACAATGGTGAAGTACCGGAAGATCGCGCTGCATTAGAAGCCCTTCCTGGCGTTGGCCGTAAGACTGCCAACGTAGTATTGAATACCGCTTTCGGTTGGCCAACCATTGCCGTTGACACTCACATCTACCGTGTATCAAACCGCACCAAGTTAGCGATGGGTAAAACGGTCGATGATGTTGAAGCTAAGCTGCTCAAAGTCATTCCAAAAGAATTCAAACTGGATGTCCACCATTGGCTCATTCTTCATGGACGTTACACCTGTGTCGCGCGTAAACCACGCTGTGGCAGCTGTATCATTGAAGACCTATGTGAGTTCAAAGAGAAGACAGACGTCTAG
- a CDS encoding SDR family oxidoreductase, which yields MEIKSSIILVTSAGSRLGGTIANHFVNLGATVILCDKDTEALQATYLQCARFSDSVYHYTLKSNDNQAILSVFDFIQTTFNTTPDVLVNNWISSPMPSLIGDQPVSSFINDLSSMATTLFAFGQISAERLREEDKEGVIVNVISHDDFHDVSGLESANSMITGFTHSWAKELTPFGIRVGGVVPAVHNSDGKLNRCHWAQLQDELTRTTEYIVSNDYFSGRVVAAEV from the coding sequence ATGGAAATAAAAAGCTCAATTATATTGGTGACATCTGCAGGCTCGCGACTCGGAGGGACGATTGCGAACCACTTTGTTAACCTTGGAGCCACAGTCATCCTTTGTGATAAAGACACGGAAGCACTTCAAGCGACCTATTTACAATGTGCTCGTTTTTCTGACTCGGTTTACCACTACACGCTCAAAAGTAATGACAACCAAGCAATTCTCAGTGTGTTTGATTTTATTCAAACCACCTTCAACACTACACCCGATGTACTGGTCAATAATTGGATAAGCTCTCCGATGCCAAGCCTAATTGGCGATCAGCCTGTCAGTAGCTTTATCAATGATCTTTCTTCTATGGCTACGACTCTTTTCGCATTTGGGCAAATCAGTGCCGAGAGATTACGAGAGGAGGATAAAGAAGGCGTTATTGTGAATGTGATCTCTCACGATGATTTCCATGACGTGTCCGGCTTAGAGAGTGCGAATTCAATGATCACTGGCTTTACCCATAGCTGGGCCAAAGAACTGACTCCATTTGGTATTCGAGTCGGCGGTGTTGTCCCTGCAGTCCATAACTCCGATGGCAAACTCAACCGATGCCACTGGGCTCAGCTGCAAGATGAACTGACCAGAACAACGGAATACATCGTCTCTAATGATTACTTTAGTGGGCGAGTGGTCGCTGCTGAGGTTTAG
- a CDS encoding Na+/H+ antiporter family protein produces MNPVVISVCIMLVLALMRVNVVVALTFSAIIGGVASGMGLNDAVAAFESGLGGGATIALSYAMLGTFAVAISRSGITDLLAQSVIKRIHGKENSAASNGLKYGILASLILVTMSSQNVIPVHIAFIPILIPPLLGVFAKMNLDRRLVACVLTFGLITPYMVLPIGFGGIFLNNILLKNLHDNGLENVVASQVPMAMLLPAAGMIFGLLTAVFFTYRKPRQYKETSHTVVSTEVKEINKKHILVAAAGIVAALTVQLSTGSMIIGALAGFMVFTFGGVIAWKETHDVFTKGVHMMAMIGFIMIAAAGFAAVMKQTGGVESLVEALSTSIGDNKPLAALLMLVVGLLVTMGIGSSFSTIPILATIYVPLAAAFGFSPMATIALVGTAAALGDAGSPASDSTLGPTSGLNADGQHEHVWETVVPTFLHYNIPLIVFGWVAAMVL; encoded by the coding sequence ATGAATCCTGTTGTAATTTCAGTTTGCATCATGCTGGTTTTAGCTTTGATGCGCGTAAACGTAGTCGTTGCTCTCACGTTCAGCGCAATTATCGGTGGCGTAGCCTCAGGTATGGGCTTGAACGACGCAGTCGCGGCTTTCGAAAGCGGATTAGGTGGCGGTGCAACTATCGCACTTAGCTACGCTATGCTTGGTACATTCGCTGTTGCTATCTCACGTTCTGGTATCACAGATCTGCTTGCTCAAAGCGTCATTAAGCGTATTCACGGTAAAGAGAACAGTGCAGCGTCTAATGGTCTAAAATATGGCATCCTAGCGTCTTTGATCCTAGTGACCATGTCTTCGCAAAACGTAATCCCTGTACATATCGCCTTTATCCCAATCTTAATCCCACCTCTATTAGGCGTATTCGCAAAAATGAACCTAGACCGTCGTCTGGTTGCGTGTGTACTTACTTTTGGTCTGATTACTCCGTATATGGTTCTACCTATCGGTTTTGGTGGCATCTTCCTAAACAACATCCTGCTTAAAAACCTTCACGACAACGGTCTTGAAAACGTAGTAGCTAGCCAAGTACCAATGGCGATGTTGTTACCGGCTGCAGGCATGATCTTTGGCCTTCTTACGGCAGTATTCTTTACTTACCGTAAGCCACGTCAATACAAAGAAACGTCTCATACTGTTGTTTCAACCGAAGTGAAAGAGATCAACAAGAAGCACATCCTTGTGGCTGCTGCTGGTATTGTTGCTGCGCTAACGGTTCAACTATCGACAGGTTCTATGATCATCGGTGCTTTGGCTGGTTTCATGGTATTCACCTTCGGTGGTGTAATCGCTTGGAAAGAGACACACGATGTCTTCACTAAAGGCGTTCACATGATGGCAATGATCGGTTTCATCATGATTGCAGCGGCAGGTTTTGCGGCGGTTATGAAGCAAACGGGTGGCGTTGAGTCTCTGGTTGAAGCACTTTCAACAAGCATTGGTGACAACAAACCTCTAGCGGCACTGCTTATGCTAGTCGTTGGCCTGTTGGTAACAATGGGTATCGGTTCTTCGTTCTCTACGATTCCAATCCTTGCGACTATCTACGTTCCACTAGCGGCTGCATTTGGTTTCTCACCAATGGCAACGATCGCTTTAGTAGGTACAGCTGCAGCGCTAGGTGATGCGGGCTCTCCGGCTTCTGACTCAACATTAGGTCCAACGTCTGGTCTAAATGCTGATGGTCAACACGAGCACGTTTGGGAAACCGTTGTACCGACATTCTTACACTACAACATCCCACTGATCGTATTCGGTTGGGTTGCGGCTATGGTTCTGTAA